The Pseudanabaena galeata CCNP1313 genome includes a region encoding these proteins:
- a CDS encoding YheT family hydrolase: MLYTPPWHLTNGLLMTLYTALRVSRKWENFTVEPEPIYQEHIFTGANGVPIFGKYAIPQNAKGTIVGTYGITGDLDNQWFLKILGRKAIAKGYAVVLFDWRAHGKTAELSPALTSDGLYEGEDFIRIANTAKQLGCPSPFWLTGYSLGGQLALWGIKAGEAIASWGSDLDITSADIAGGAVICPSVDSNRSLTYLVKDELGRFLEKAIARELKKLGRGMAKMHPESIDRDAVERANSIWGFDNELTIAKLGFDSVEEYYDASCPLYFMPHLQKPTLVLYAADDPMFDPTIIADLEKIAEDNPAIKLMVTEHGGHVGYVSSKNCQHKYGDRDRWWAWNRVFEWIESQS, translated from the coding sequence ATGCTTTATACCCCACCTTGGCATCTCACCAATGGTCTGCTAATGACCCTTTATACTGCTTTGCGGGTGAGTCGAAAATGGGAAAACTTCACAGTTGAACCAGAGCCTATTTATCAAGAGCATATTTTTACAGGTGCAAATGGTGTGCCGATCTTTGGTAAGTATGCAATTCCGCAAAATGCGAAAGGAACTATTGTTGGAACCTATGGCATCACTGGGGATTTGGATAATCAATGGTTTCTCAAGATTTTAGGGCGGAAGGCGATCGCTAAGGGATATGCTGTCGTTTTATTTGATTGGCGAGCGCATGGCAAAACTGCTGAGCTTTCACCAGCGCTAACCTCTGATGGTCTATATGAAGGTGAAGATTTTATTAGGATCGCCAATACCGCCAAACAATTAGGATGTCCATCACCCTTTTGGCTGACGGGCTATTCCCTCGGTGGACAATTGGCGTTATGGGGGATTAAGGCGGGAGAGGCGATCGCTAGCTGGGGGAGTGATTTAGATATTACATCTGCTGACATCGCAGGCGGAGCCGTCATTTGCCCAAGTGTTGACTCGAATCGATCGCTTACCTATTTGGTCAAAGATGAACTGGGTCGATTTCTGGAAAAGGCGATCGCCCGTGAATTGAAGAAACTAGGACGTGGCATGGCAAAAATGCATCCTGAATCAATTGATCGTGATGCGGTAGAGAGAGCAAACAGCATCTGGGGATTTGATAATGAATTGACGATCGCCAAATTAGGCTTTGACTCGGTGGAGGAATATTACGATGCAAGTTGTCCGTTATATTTCATGCCGCATTTGCAAAAGCCAACCTTGGTTCTTTATGCTGCGGATGACCCAATGTTTGACCCAACGATCATTGCCGATTTAGAAAAAATTGCTGAAGATAATCCTGCTATTAAACTCATGGTTACAGAACACGGTGGTCATGTCGGTTATGTTAGTAGCAAAAATTGCCAACACAAATATGGCGATCGCGATCGCTGGTGGGCTTGGAATCGAGTTTTTGAATGGATAGAATCTCAATCATAA
- a CDS encoding iron uptake porin — translation MFNRIDPIERVHYITPNLRWVKWLLFSGFLLTGFPTDTIAQQSRATTISSEKKADQNVKETLQNIRTLSPTNPKDSESVTSVSQLSDVRSTDWSFTAVQSLVERYACITGYPDATFRGQKKLSRYEFAAGLNACLDKINEIITTGLADKVSKEDLATIQKLQEEFAAELAILRGRVDTLEAKTSKLEAQQFSTTTKLYGQAIFGLQGRLRNSADLSPRDGILTADEVDPSTNLTLGYNLQLSLLTQFDFHNRSLLLVGLRAANLTTDSGNIFQDNFTRLSYEGNSASTFLLSDLSYRFMVGDNAVLIVGTEGVNPATVFRGPNRVESAGLGPISNFAQRNPILDVGRSRAGVGFDWQIADRISFQGTYAAGDPANPTTLGNGGGLFGSDYTLGGQLTLTPTNAIDVALYYLHAYTTGGFLKISSGDSFISTDGANFLTDAIGATLNWRLSPYLTLGTWGGYTKSNAVNFGSGTVETTNWMVYLNLFDLFGRGNLGGIYVGQPPKIVSSNLSIGNFPSALGLNEVAFGAVGSQPASTTHVELFYRYRISDNINITPGVIFLFNPVHTSTSDTITIGTIRTTFMF, via the coding sequence ATGTTTAATCGGATTGATCCGATTGAAAGAGTTCACTACATTACACCTAATTTGAGGTGGGTTAAATGGTTGTTATTTAGTGGATTTTTACTAACAGGATTCCCCACAGATACTATTGCACAACAATCTCGTGCTACCACAATTAGCAGTGAAAAGAAAGCGGATCAGAATGTTAAAGAAACTCTTCAAAACATTCGCACTCTTTCACCCACAAATCCAAAAGACTCGGAGTCAGTAACATCAGTTTCTCAATTGAGTGATGTGCGATCAACTGATTGGTCATTTACTGCCGTGCAATCTTTGGTTGAACGCTATGCATGTATTACGGGTTATCCTGATGCTACATTTCGCGGACAAAAAAAACTTTCACGCTACGAATTTGCGGCTGGTTTGAATGCTTGTTTGGACAAAATCAACGAAATTATTACCACAGGCTTAGCCGATAAGGTTAGCAAAGAAGATCTTGCTACTATTCAAAAACTTCAAGAAGAATTTGCTGCTGAGTTGGCGATATTGCGGGGGCGAGTGGATACGCTAGAAGCAAAAACTTCAAAATTAGAAGCTCAGCAATTCTCAACGACAACTAAGCTGTATGGACAGGCTATATTTGGCTTGCAGGGGCGATTGCGTAACTCGGCTGACTTGAGTCCTCGAGATGGAATCTTGACTGCTGATGAAGTCGATCCCTCGACCAATCTGACCTTGGGTTACAATCTACAGCTTAGTTTACTGACCCAATTTGATTTTCATAATCGGAGCTTACTCTTAGTCGGGCTGCGCGCTGCCAATTTGACTACGGACTCAGGTAATATTTTTCAAGACAACTTTACTCGTCTTAGTTATGAGGGTAATTCGGCAAGTACATTTTTGCTTTCTGATTTGTCCTATCGCTTCATGGTGGGAGATAATGCCGTACTTATCGTTGGGACGGAAGGTGTCAATCCAGCAACTGTTTTTCGGGGACCTAATCGAGTCGAAAGTGCTGGTTTGGGACCAATATCGAATTTTGCTCAGCGCAATCCGATATTAGACGTTGGACGGAGTCGCGCAGGTGTGGGCTTTGATTGGCAAATTGCCGATCGCATCAGTTTTCAGGGTACATATGCCGCAGGCGATCCCGCAAATCCAACCACCTTAGGCAATGGTGGGGGCTTATTCGGTAGTGATTACACATTAGGAGGACAGCTAACACTGACACCGACTAATGCGATCGATGTCGCTTTGTATTACCTCCATGCTTATACGACTGGTGGCTTTTTAAAAATATCCTCTGGTGATAGTTTCATCAGCACTGATGGTGCAAATTTTCTGACTGATGCGATCGGAGCAACGCTTAACTGGCGACTTAGTCCCTACCTTACACTTGGCACATGGGGCGGTTATACAAAATCCAATGCTGTCAATTTTGGAAGTGGAACTGTAGAAACGACAAACTGGATGGTCTATCTTAATTTGTTCGATTTGTTTGGGCGCGGTAACCTTGGTGGTATTTACGTTGGGCAACCACCCAAAATCGTCAGCAGCAATCTTTCAATCGGTAACTTTCCGAGTGCTCTTGGATTGAATGAAGTTGCCTTTGGTGCAGTAGGTTCTCAGCCAGCTAGTACCACCCATGTGGAACTCTTTTATCGCTATCGAATTTCTGACAATATCAACATCACCCCAGGAGTGATCTTTCTATTTAATCCTGTGCACACATCTACAAGTGACACAATTACAATCGGCACAATTCGCACCACTTTTATGTTTTAG
- a CDS encoding CHAT domain-containing protein, which translates to MRKKVMKMRSLSWKVLLVLILSGIVFLGRRATYHNNAALGQATPSASPRPLNSSPEIFSPEGGGLGDRLLGGVITNGFTKAPAGLEARRRAGDYFNRNQLEDAQYAIEQSYSDEHRYYSNENINPIPMSLSVAQTALLRSERITESATALVYPVIFPDRLEILLIPSSGKPIRKVVREANELDIMSAAEDFVGNIRDVSSIDYLPSAQTLYDWIIRPIDTDLQSANIKTLIFVMDGPLRAIPIAALHDGKDFLVQKYAIATVPSMGMVNLQLRDRRSNSILVMGLTEAMQGLSALPSVEVEANIITTQVLQGDAFLNQSFTVENIKTQRKKKNYGIVHLATHAKFVSNTISGAFIQMWNERLYLDQLQSFNLGFEPIEMLTLSACQTAVGKNLGLGGVAAQKGAKSVLASLWVVSDAGTVPLMLSFYRNYPDAQSKAIALQQTQVALLTGDVRIEGNQIQRIPNLPEVSLNQLNQEIDLKHPYFWASFILVGNWL; encoded by the coding sequence ATGAGAAAGAAAGTTATGAAAATGCGATCGCTTAGTTGGAAAGTGTTGCTAGTTCTGATTTTAAGTGGAATAGTATTTTTGGGTCGCAGAGCTACTTATCACAACAATGCAGCATTAGGTCAAGCAACTCCATCAGCAAGTCCTAGACCCTTAAATTCTTCCCCCGAAATTTTTTCCCCAGAGGGTGGTGGACTGGGGGATCGCTTGCTAGGTGGTGTAATAACCAACGGATTTACCAAAGCACCAGCAGGATTGGAGGCTCGTCGGCGGGCTGGAGATTATTTTAATCGCAACCAATTGGAAGATGCACAATATGCGATCGAGCAATCCTACAGTGACGAGCATCGCTATTACAGTAATGAAAATATTAATCCTATCCCTATGAGCCTCAGTGTGGCTCAGACTGCTTTACTTCGCTCTGAGCGGATTACTGAGAGTGCAACTGCTTTAGTTTATCCCGTGATCTTCCCTGATCGCTTAGAGATACTACTGATACCATCATCTGGCAAACCAATTCGTAAAGTTGTCCGAGAAGCCAATGAATTAGATATTATGTCAGCGGCTGAAGATTTTGTGGGTAATATTCGTGATGTAAGTTCGATAGACTATTTACCCTCTGCTCAAACTCTATACGATTGGATAATTCGTCCAATTGATACTGATTTACAATCGGCTAATATCAAAACGCTGATCTTTGTAATGGATGGACCATTGCGGGCAATTCCGATCGCGGCTTTACATGATGGCAAAGACTTTTTAGTGCAGAAATATGCGATCGCGACTGTTCCATCTATGGGAATGGTAAATTTGCAATTGAGAGATCGCCGAAGCAACAGCATTCTGGTAATGGGTCTGACCGAAGCTATGCAAGGGTTGTCGGCACTACCTAGTGTCGAAGTGGAAGCTAATATAATCACCACACAAGTTTTACAAGGCGATGCTTTTCTTAACCAAAGCTTTACCGTTGAAAATATCAAGACCCAGCGAAAAAAGAAAAACTATGGCATCGTGCATCTAGCCACTCATGCCAAATTTGTGAGTAACACTATTAGTGGTGCATTCATTCAAATGTGGAATGAGCGGCTATATCTCGATCAACTTCAATCTTTCAATCTCGGTTTTGAACCAATTGAGATGCTGACACTGAGTGCTTGTCAGACTGCTGTCGGCAAAAATCTCGGTCTAGGTGGAGTCGCAGCGCAAAAAGGCGCAAAAAGTGTGCTTGCATCACTTTGGGTAGTAAGTGATGCTGGTACAGTACCATTGATGCTATCTTTTTATCGCAATTACCCCGATGCCCAAAGTAAGGCGATCGCCTTGCAACAAACTCAAGTCGCTCTACTAACAGGAGATGTAAGAATTGAGGGTAACCAGATCCAAAGAATTCCCAATTTACCAGAAGTTTCTCTCAATCAACTTAATCAAGAGATCGATCTGAAGCACCCATACTTTTGGGCTTCTTTTATCTTGGTTGGCAATTGGCTATAG
- the dut gene encoding dUTP diphosphatase → MQTVEIKFQKLHPEAIIPSYAHIGDAGADVYSVAEITLQPHQRIAIPTGLAVDIPIGYEIQVRPKSGLALKHGITVLNSPGTVDAGYRGEIQVIVINLGTEAYTFTKGQKVAQLVLKPVIQALYIEGELGTSDRGIGGFGSTGLT, encoded by the coding sequence ATGCAAACCGTCGAAATCAAATTCCAAAAGTTACATCCTGAAGCCATAATTCCCAGCTATGCCCATATTGGTGACGCTGGTGCTGATGTTTATTCAGTCGCTGAAATCACATTGCAACCACATCAACGCATAGCCATTCCTACAGGTTTAGCTGTTGATATTCCCATTGGCTACGAAATTCAAGTGCGTCCTAAAAGTGGACTTGCTCTCAAACATGGGATTACAGTTCTCAATTCCCCAGGGACAGTTGATGCTGGCTATCGTGGAGAGATTCAAGTGATTGTGATTAATTTGGGAACGGAAGCCTATACCTTCACCAAAGGACAGAAGGTTGCTCAGTTAGTATTAAAACCAGTAATTCAAGCTCTTTATATTGAAGGAGAATTAGGAACCAGCGATCGCGGTATCGGTGGTTTTGGAAGTACTGGTCTGACTTAA
- a CDS encoding serine/threonine-protein kinase: protein MQPPFPQGFVLKGRYAIRSTIGQGGMGRTYLAQDLERFNETCVLKEFIPPQDSLEVTEKAKELFRREASVLYQIRHPQVPDFRATFESEGRLLLVQDYVDGKNYRNLLLDRLKVGQTFSENEIFALMQQLLPVLSYLHSHNIIHRDISPENLMLRSQDNLPVLIDFGVVQETNAKLNSQMGIPASTVAGKAGYAPPEQLQSGSAYANSDLYALAVTSIVLLTGKEPSELFDSINLAWNWQQFANVNPAFARVINQMLSYKPTNRYRSADEVMQALQVAQASFSGAKTYAVGRQVPSNVVANIPQKTVVAGASNRNPAYGTQNAPVRSNSNGSVNWFLGILIVLVAGVGSWAVTSFFFSRNRVTTTPTESAIASPTATPNATNATNINTSLELKSVNEGLNRGFSSDKIVAGQVVNVRFNGEKDELLTVSLTGADLQMTIQSDDQVSLDRKAIDNATGYWQGRLKKDGVYYIKIKTTSTSETTYKLDVQLEAPIRPKPTPTRTPTPTPTPTVTPTPTLSPTPTEPLPSPDPSPTASPTEPSPSPSPSPVPNPIEPAPEPTKPTSNPNTLTF from the coding sequence ATGCAACCCCCATTTCCTCAAGGTTTTGTACTTAAAGGTCGCTATGCAATCCGATCAACGATTGGACAGGGTGGTATGGGGCGTACATACTTAGCACAAGATTTAGAGCGCTTTAATGAAACCTGCGTACTCAAAGAATTTATTCCGCCTCAAGATTCTCTAGAAGTAACCGAAAAAGCTAAAGAACTTTTTCGCCGTGAAGCCTCAGTGCTTTATCAAATCCGTCATCCTCAAGTGCCAGATTTTCGGGCAACCTTTGAGTCTGAGGGGCGATTGCTCTTGGTTCAAGACTATGTGGATGGCAAAAACTATCGTAATTTGTTACTCGATCGCCTCAAGGTTGGACAGACATTCTCGGAGAATGAAATTTTTGCATTAATGCAGCAGCTTTTACCTGTGCTGAGCTATCTGCATAGCCACAACATCATTCACCGCGATATTTCTCCTGAAAATCTAATGTTGCGATCGCAGGATAATTTACCTGTGCTGATCGATTTTGGTGTTGTCCAAGAAACTAATGCCAAACTCAACTCGCAAATGGGTATTCCTGCCTCAACGGTCGCAGGTAAAGCGGGCTATGCGCCTCCCGAACAATTGCAGTCAGGAAGCGCCTATGCTAATAGTGATCTCTATGCTCTTGCGGTAACTTCGATTGTGTTGCTGACAGGCAAAGAGCCATCGGAACTCTTTGATAGCATCAATTTAGCGTGGAATTGGCAGCAGTTTGCCAATGTCAATCCTGCCTTTGCAAGGGTAATCAACCAAATGTTGAGCTACAAACCCACCAATCGCTATCGTTCCGCCGACGAGGTAATGCAAGCTCTGCAAGTTGCTCAAGCCTCTTTTTCAGGTGCAAAGACCTATGCAGTAGGACGGCAAGTGCCTTCCAATGTGGTCGCCAATATTCCTCAGAAAACAGTTGTTGCAGGTGCTAGCAATCGCAACCCTGCATATGGCACTCAAAATGCACCAGTTCGGTCAAATAGTAATGGTTCCGTCAATTGGTTTTTAGGAATTTTAATTGTTTTAGTGGCTGGCGTTGGCTCATGGGCAGTCACTTCTTTCTTTTTTAGCCGTAATCGAGTTACAACAACTCCCACTGAGTCGGCGATCGCTTCTCCCACAGCTACACCAAACGCGACAAATGCGACAAACATTAATACTAGCCTCGAACTCAAGTCCGTGAATGAAGGCTTAAATCGAGGATTTAGTAGCGATAAGATCGTGGCTGGACAAGTTGTCAATGTCCGTTTTAATGGTGAAAAAGATGAGCTTCTTACCGTTTCTCTAACTGGTGCAGATTTACAAATGACGATCCAAAGTGACGATCAAGTTAGTCTCGACCGTAAAGCGATCGACAATGCTACGGGATATTGGCAAGGTCGCCTGAAAAAAGATGGTGTGTACTATATCAAGATCAAAACCACTAGTACAAGTGAAACTACCTACAAACTTGATGTTCAGTTAGAAGCGCCCATTCGTCCAAAACCAACTCCCACGCGAACTCCGACACCCACACCCACACCCACAGTCACTCCCACCCCAACACTATCGCCAACTCCAACGGAACCATTGCCATCGCCTGATCCTTCGCCTACGGCTAGTCCTACCGAGCCATCGCCATCGCCTTCTCCATCACCAGTACCTAATCCAATTGAGCCTGCTCCTGAACCCACCAAACCGACCTCAAATCCGAATACTCTAACCTTTTAA
- a CDS encoding DUF4330 domain-containing protein, which yields MALLDRQGRLFGKLSILDIGAIATILIVLIGLLIVPGNSGSSIAQVLSAENKTVQVDMNVRGLSASEPQNLVKVGDKVKIIIRNQPRGEVTIRKVDISIPKIVTAKADGTAVYFDDPRAVATSQSDLAITLEATAQITNDGAVFANEKVKVGTSIDIEGPRYIIRGSAMAVRY from the coding sequence ATGGCACTTCTAGATCGGCAAGGTCGTTTATTTGGTAAATTAAGCATTCTGGACATTGGCGCGATCGCGACGATCCTGATTGTCCTGATTGGCTTACTCATCGTCCCTGGCAATAGCGGCAGTTCGATCGCTCAAGTGCTATCTGCTGAAAATAAGACAGTCCAAGTCGATATGAATGTACGTGGTTTAAGTGCAAGTGAGCCGCAAAACCTTGTCAAAGTCGGTGACAAAGTGAAAATTATTATCCGCAATCAACCACGCGGCGAAGTCACGATCAGAAAAGTAGATATTTCAATTCCCAAAATTGTCACCGCCAAAGCTGATGGTACAGCCGTTTATTTTGATGATCCTCGCGCTGTCGCCACTTCTCAGTCTGACCTAGCGATCACCCTCGAAGCAACAGCCCAAATTACCAATGATGGGGCTGTATTTGCCAATGAAAAGGTTAAAGTCGGTACATCAATTGATATTGAAGGACCGAGATATATCATTCGGGGTAGTGCGATGGCGGTGAGGTATTAA
- a CDS encoding DUF2059 domain-containing protein has product MLNRIFLTAALSSLLTTALVLPSSHQVIAQTPQESSEPAKPVKPSAPIISQEKRALIKELLEITESTKNAEQIMDSMVRSELPNLVSAVLKNAPALDSDRPEIQKQFSEIVSRMAVKYRDRVVKKIDVNQLIEQVSYPIYDKYFTESELRDIIGFYKSSTGKKAISLMPQIFNDSFQRTNEILLPQMSRIMTEIITEELLNALPRK; this is encoded by the coding sequence ATGCTAAACCGCATTTTTCTAACTGCTGCACTGTCCTCATTACTTACTACTGCCTTAGTCTTGCCCTCATCTCATCAAGTGATCGCCCAAACACCTCAAGAGAGTAGTGAACCCGCTAAGCCTGTAAAACCAAGTGCGCCGATAATTTCTCAGGAAAAACGAGCCTTGATCAAAGAGTTACTGGAAATTACAGAATCCACGAAAAACGCTGAACAGATCATGGATTCGATGGTGCGTTCCGAGTTGCCGAATCTGGTATCAGCAGTCCTCAAAAATGCGCCTGCCCTCGACAGCGATCGCCCAGAAATTCAAAAACAATTTAGTGAGATCGTCTCACGCATGGCGGTTAAGTATCGCGATCGCGTGGTCAAAAAAATTGATGTCAATCAGTTAATTGAACAGGTTTCCTATCCGATCTATGACAAGTATTTTACCGAATCGGAATTGCGCGACATTATCGGATTTTATAAGTCGTCAACTGGCAAAAAGGCAATTAGTCTGATGCCACAGATTTTTAATGACTCTTTTCAGCGTACTAACGAGATCTTATTACCCCAAATGTCACGCATCATGACCGAAATTATTACCGAAGAGCTTTTAAACGCATTACCCCGTAAGTAA